The Engraulis encrasicolus isolate BLACKSEA-1 chromosome 24, IST_EnEncr_1.0, whole genome shotgun sequence DNA window ATTGGCAAGAGCTTCGTACAATCTGACAAAGTAAGTGCTAAATGTCCAGGGGGTGttctcagcctgatctccaaaatttccgtgctcctggacacggatgttaaggacacgaaatccgtgtccaggagcacggattttgccaaaattccgtgctcctggacacggaattgttttccgtgatggacacacggaagtgctttctatattcccactgcactctgttaactctatcattagaaaatacataccaaatgctaatcctaaacaaaataatgctatagcaatttaagttgtgccctgaccaaaacattccctaaccttaacctgtcattaaagacatatttttgaaaaataccttttccagttggttgataggctatcaaattcatataatgaatgaaagaatactagctgtgctcagaccaaaacaatccctatccctaacctgtcagtaagaaatgtttttttgagaaaaaatatttgaaattagaaaaatcctgagaaaacacaagactgtggaaacatagagctgtgggagtatagagagagcacttctgtgtgtccatcacggaaaacaattccgtgtccaggagcacggaattttggcaaaatccgtgctcctggacacagattttgtgtccttaacatccgtgtccaagagcacgaattttttggagatcatgttggttctCTAAAGATCTTTTACACAGTAGGCAAGATTTCTGTTCAAAGTTATATGAATAAATACATGACCCAGGTAATAGCTACCTCAACGAATGCTGTTGCCAAGGCACTTCATAAAAGTACCGGTGCAAACAAAATGTGAACTTAAATACTTTTGAAAACTATTTAAAAGTTAAAGATTTCTTCCCCAATGGGGTATGCTGTTTTCAGGCCATCTTCTAAATTCAATTAAATTTACAATGCAGAATACTGTTGTGTTGTCACCCAACAGACATTTGAAATTTTACATTACAAAATTTCCTTTTTAAGAAATACCACCTCAcaaccaagttttttttttttctttcagaagAAAGACAAGAACGTAAACCCAAGTGGAAACCACATGGGTAATCCCAGCACTgaacagaaagaggaagaagagatccAACCTCTAGATGTAGACCTTAATCTGGTCACCAATCTACTAGAATCCCTGGCTTCGCAGGCAGGCCTGGCTGGGCCTGCATCAAATCTGCTGCAGAGCATGGGCATTCATTTGCCACCAAATTCAGATCGCACAtgaaatttctttttttctttttgatgaGCCCCAAAAATCAATGAGTCTGGAGGTGTTCCGCGTAGGTGGGTTAGTAATTAACTCGGACAAGATAACCCTGTGACTGTTAGTTGAGTCATAAATATTGTGAAGGGTGGCGTCAGCTGGGTTTTATTGTTCCAGCTACCGGGCTCTCCTCTTTGAACGTTCTGCTCTGGGTTGTTATACCCCAGGGTGGTGACTAAACCTTTTCTCCAGAATGCCTCCCTGGGGAATTTATCGAATCAGTCCTTCTGAGGAACAAGCTCTTCAATGGCATAACCAAGCACTTGCTGTACCACATGAACTGactaatgtgaaaaaagtgatcAAAACATCAAAATGCACTTTGTCAAGTTTTCCCCCAAATGTTTTATCGCCCTGGCTATGATCATGTTTTTCAAAATGAGCTACTCAACGCTTCTTCAGGTTGTTACTGAACAGTGCCATTTTATTTCTTATAATGGTGTACATTCGCGAATCTTGTACATGATTGAACTGGACTGAGTACTTCTGTCGTATAGTGATATGTGTAGTCTGTaagaaaatataataaataacatTTTTCACAGTTTTTTTCTAACTCCATCCTTTGTCACCATGTGTGAACCCTTGGTAGCATTCCTGTGATAAAGCATGGTTGCCCTTGGCTTCACCTTGCGTTATCTCATGGTAGGAAAGGTGAGGGTAAATCAGTAAGCTAATGCAGAATAATTCCAACCTGTTTGGTTGTCAGAGACACTCTTTCATCGTTTACCTGTGGCAAAAATGGCTGACCCATTATTCAGATAGCTTAAGTCTGGTGGTTTTCCAACATTAAAATTTCTGGCACGGCTGACCAGTTAAGCAGCATATTAACTCTCCATAGCTAAGCTGTGTGATTGCAATGCATGAACACTAAGAATAAGTCTGTCTGGGTGTTGAAGGTTTCTGTCAGTGCCTGAACAACAGACCCTTTGTGATGCCTATAACCACGTCATTTGAAATCCCCCAGTGTCATGAGGACTTGGCCTCAGGTAAGAGTGAGAGTGCTTCACCAGTGACTGCTACACATTGGTCACCTCCATACACTCACCTCACCAGCATTCACCAAGCCAGCAGATTTCGTTCAGTAGTTGGACATGCTCACATAAATAGGACTTTTTTTGCTAAGTCCAATATGAATAAATTCCATGACGTTTTGATGTGTATAATGAGATGCCTGTAAACATATACAATATATTTAAATAGCATTGCAGTTGTCCATGTTCTGAATAATCATCACCAATATCGAAGTGTCCTTCACCTGATCTGGACATCAACAATATTTTTCCATCTTTGTGTAGTCCTCTCTATCTCGACAGCAGCAGGCTGTAAAAAGGCAGGGCCAACTCTCTGGCAGAGTACAGCAAGGAAGCTGCCAGGGGCGAGAAGTAGAGTGCCGTCATGTCCACCAGGATGTGCTGTAGAGCTCCGAGCAGGATTATGGCCAGGAGGTAGCCTATGAAGAGCAGGGTGAACCAGTTGCCCTCCGCCAGGGCCTTGGGTCCATccgggtggaggaggcagaggaagccCTGCACCAGCACGCGCATCACCACCAGCGAGTAGTAGCAGTCGAACACAGTGCCGTGGCGGTGGCGATGGGCCTCGGCAACCTTGGACATCCAGGCCAGGGAGAGACTGTGGAGGAGCACACTCAAAGGAGCGTAGACCCACTCCAGTGGCTCCACGAAATGCACACCCATGGCAACTagccagaaaaaaacacacacacacaaacatattatgTAAGTTGGGAACAGTGATGGAGAGTACTGAAAATGTGTAAttaagtaaaagtatctttacttggTTTAAATACTACTCAAAGTGAAAATACCTCATTATAAACTCCacttgagtaaaagttacttagttactttcAGTTTCTCTAGAGATATCAATTTTCTTCTTGAATAGTGCTCTCTGTGACTGTGACTTGTCCTCTGCGCCAGCCTTCAACTTCAAATTCTTTATGCTACTAAGCTATCAATCAGTCCGCTCTCTTCTCTGGCTTATTTTGCAGAGGGGAAGCTGAAATGCTCAACTTTAATTCACCCCAAAAAGCAGGCGAATATGAACTTCAAATAGCCATTTTCACCAGACTTATTCGGTCATGGAAGTTTTGTGCGGCAACAAAATGATGGGCGGGACAGGGTCAGCCCATTAGTCTAAGAGCCCTACTCTGAACTTTGGAGTCTGGATACCATTGCGTTTTATTTATATTAATTTATGAATACGTCTTGTTAATAAATAAGTCTTGTCTATTTCCTAAAAAACTGTTTTCAGGTACATGTACGCCAGGCTGCCCTGATGTGTGCTTGGAATGTTTGTCGAATGAGAATCCCATGCACTATGAATTTATGAACGCTTTTCTCAGCTACTTACTGGCATCTACAGAGTatggtcggactaatgggctgttggACCAATGACATGGGACCAGCGGGCCCTGGCTAACCATCCACAGATGGGTCAAaaatagatcatttatgtaaaatggtaaaaatgcacaatttcccttcatgtccgGCAGATTTttccctgcatttttttttaatctatcagAATTTACTAAGTACTCAGGGCAGATTCAAATGTAGTTCAGTAATAAGCTTGGACCAAGATGTacaataaaagtaaaagtacacattttaaaaacacaaGTTACTCATgaaaagtactcaattacagtaatttgaataaatgtaattagttactatCCACCCCTGGTTGGGCAGGTAGAAAATATGAATGGCAAAGCTGAGAAAATTGAGTTAACAAAGCAATTGATGCATGGAAGATGTATATCCACTTTCACTGGCTCATCAAAATACACAGCCATGGCAACTGATGGGTAAAAGGAAACATACAGCtactcttgtgttgtgttgtgttgtgttataacCTATTACACTGTAATTTACAGCAACTAGGATATATGTCACTCATTCACCtatttcttctttccttttctatAGGATGGTATATACATACCTTTTATGGCTATGGAACTAAGCGTGACTCCGGCCAGTAAACCTGTCCAGTACAGGCGGGGTGTTGTGTTGAGTGCCAACAGGTGGCTCCACAGTACACTGAGGACGGGCAGCAGGCGTGTGACAAGCGGGTAAAGCCCCGAGTGGGTGCTGGCCTGTGCCCAAAGCTCCAGCACGGCCTGGGCACTACCGCACACTGCCGGCACCAGCATCTGCTCCCCAAGCCTCAGGCTGTACGGCCGGAGAGACACCACCCCCACGCCATGCAAGAGCTGCCACACCAGGTAGATGATGATCACCTGAGGGAGGGAGCATCCTGCTATTCAGGCCATTTTGGTACAtttacacacataggcctacatagctgTAAGTACCTGTGTGTTCAATATAACATAATGTAAAAAAGAAATAGCTGCTCCAAGGGTTTAACCAAAAGTACAGTAAGCCAAAGTTTTTCTTTTTccaaaagggtgtacaaacttctACATACTACGGTATACAACCAAGGCTTAGACAGAAGTCCATACAAAAGTAGAAGTCCTTCATTTCAGGGTTTTTACagaatattttttaatattataatTTGAGTTGCAAGAATTTGTCCTTTTTAAACAAGTAAATGACCAGTTAGTACATTTCAGTTTGAGAAAGACACAGTAGTTAGACCGACATAACAGCATAGAGGGAAATGTGAATTGAGTGGAAGTTTGCGGATGCCAAGGTCAGTCTAACATAATGTGTGTACCACTTTTATGTGTGGGCTTTTGCTTAGGTAGGCAATACCTAGTCACAGATAAAACACCTACGGAGGATAGAGCTCTGCTCTATCAACAATCATCTATTAGGAAGATACCTCAGGCTTGTACTTTTCCGAGATCCATGTGATGtgaggtgaacgcccctttaggagaccttcggttaggagacctttggagtcttgaggttgagaataaatggagttcccttagcactatagatggcggtagtgcacatcttgtgcaagctatcaccaaacaccacaaaaataGAAGGAAGATGGGACAATGCCCCCCCAAGCgaccgaatttgagcacactcctttgcattggttgagcggagtttgggatatctttctctactaagaaaatctttggcttTATCCCCTTCCTATCACATCATTACTGTGTCAGTATGATGGGCCTCTATGATATAGTAGCTATCTGGTGTTACTTGGGCACACCATTTACAGTgtatcacagaagtgagtacacccctcacatttttgctgatttttaagtatatcttttcagagGATATAAAAGGAATTTAACTTTAACACAATAAATAGTAACATAAATTACCGCTgtgaatgagaaaaaaaatgcagccattaatgtttgaacacccacaaaagtgagtacacccccagTTAAATCCCATAGCGAATGTCTGAGgtggggccgtgttggcccgaaaagggattaaaagggagcttgtcagtgtgcgtttcatccttgccttacattgaacttttacattttgagtctgtacctggctaaaatagatgtgtgtgagatttgagtgAAATCCCATagtgtcatgatctgcttcagtagtcatagTACATTATTGACATCCATGTTTCTTTAGGTGAAATTCcgctttccaatgttgacagcattcatgcagccccaaaccatgtaaGTCCCACAAACATCTTTGATTTTACACATCAGACTTTTTTTGGTAAAACTCACTTGGTTGCCATCGCACATGTTCGTCACAATCTGAAGTAAATTTGTTTTGGCTGGGCTGGGCACTGAACTGCTGCGCAGGCGACCCGGGATCAATTCCCGACCCAGGttgtttcccgatcctcccccgtctctctctcccactcatttcctgtcccactcttcactgtcctgggcgaatagccgactgttgactccgtcaatcagtctggcaaaagccatgaggaatccgtctccgtggatgatgggaggtggtctga harbors:
- the si:ch211-248a14.8 gene encoding uncharacterized protein si:ch211-248a14.8 isoform X1 gives rise to the protein MKIRHGGRSSKLQKWGRCLAIRKHFSNVFCTSGHYSSQCRNFLVFCGVVLALVLYAQVNRLHSLVCGIFIPQYHYPYAVPLTFAQVIIIYLVWQLLHGVGVVSLRPYSLRLGEQMLVPAVCGSAQAVLELWAQASTHSGLYPLVTRLLPVLSVLWSHLLALNTTPRLYWTGLLAGVTLSSIAIKVAMGVHFVEPLEWVYAPLSVLLHSLSLAWMSKVAEAHRHRHGTVFDCYYSLVVMRVLVQGFLCLLHPDGPKALAEGNWFTLLFIGYLLAIILLGALQHILVDMTALYFSPLAASLLYSARELALPFYSLLLSR
- the si:ch211-248a14.8 gene encoding uncharacterized protein si:ch211-248a14.8 isoform X3 — its product is MVIIIYLVWQLLHGVGVVSLRPYSLRLGEQMLVPAVCGSAQAVLELWAQASTHSGLYPLVTRLLPVLSVLWSHLLALNTTPRLYWTGLLAGVTLSSIAIKVAMGVHFVEPLEWVYAPLSVLLHSLSLAWMSKVAEAHRHRHGTVFDCYYSLVVMRVLVQGFLCLLHPDGPKALAEGNWFTLLFIGYLLAIILLGALQHILVDMTALYFSPLAASLLYSARELALPFYSLLLSR
- the si:ch211-248a14.8 gene encoding uncharacterized protein si:ch211-248a14.8 isoform X2, giving the protein MEVDHQSYKNGHYSSQCRNFLVFCGVVLALVLYAQVNRLHSLVCGIFIPQYHYPYAVPLTFAQVIIIYLVWQLLHGVGVVSLRPYSLRLGEQMLVPAVCGSAQAVLELWAQASTHSGLYPLVTRLLPVLSVLWSHLLALNTTPRLYWTGLLAGVTLSSIAIKVAMGVHFVEPLEWVYAPLSVLLHSLSLAWMSKVAEAHRHRHGTVFDCYYSLVVMRVLVQGFLCLLHPDGPKALAEGNWFTLLFIGYLLAIILLGALQHILVDMTALYFSPLAASLLYSARELALPFYSLLLSR